The Fimbriimonas ginsengisoli Gsoil 348 genome window below encodes:
- a CDS encoding helix-turn-helix transcriptional regulator, with translation MIGNRAPSTLELIVLGVLHKKGPCIAHAVLVEFSGSSTHAYRSGAGAIYPLLKRLTDAGLVQMEGRLFSLTETGLTVLRNWVTPPFAEADFSTSVDLLRARMYFLRLLSPVEIADFLTAAEEGLRRLRQEAEATFENYVRSGDRYSQLAMRGALLETDARLQWIDEVRQSLTVDNQNLGSAGH, from the coding sequence ATGATCGGAAATCGGGCTCCTTCCACGCTGGAATTGATCGTGTTGGGAGTGCTCCACAAAAAGGGGCCCTGCATCGCTCACGCAGTTTTGGTCGAGTTTTCAGGATCCTCGACTCATGCGTATCGCAGCGGAGCGGGCGCCATCTACCCGCTTCTCAAGAGGCTGACGGACGCTGGGCTTGTCCAAATGGAAGGACGGCTCTTTTCCTTGACCGAGACCGGGCTCACCGTATTACGTAACTGGGTAACGCCACCCTTTGCCGAAGCGGATTTCAGCACGAGCGTCGACTTGCTACGGGCAAGGATGTACTTTCTACGACTCCTGTCGCCCGTCGAAATAGCCGACTTCCTAACGGCCGCTGAGGAAGGACTGCGGCGATTGAGGCAGGAAGCGGAGGCGACTTTCGAGAACTATGTCCGGAGCGGAGACCGATACTCCCAATTGGCGATGCGAGGCGCTTTGCTGGAGACGGACGCCCGCCTTCAATGGATCGACGAAGTGCGACAAAGCCTGACGGTCGATAATCAGAACCTCGGTTCGGCCGGACATTGA